The genomic segment ATTCTTTCGTCACGTTGTATGGAGGAGATGTGATCATCACATGGATGCAATTATCGGGAAGATCATCCATCCTCTCGCTGCTTCCACAAATAATGGTATCACGCAACGCGGCCGGCACCGGGTTTTCGTCTTGCGCACCGTTTTCTTCCGACCGCAACCCGTCGTACAGTTTGCTTGCGTAGAATTTTGAGGCATCGTGGCCGATGCGACCCGCTGTTCCAAACGCGCTTGTTGCCGTTGCCGTACGATTGTGCTTCTTCTTCCCCTTCATTGCTTCGCGATTGCAAATGAATCCATGGCGGCGATGGTTGTCCGGTATTCGACATTTGTAAACTCACGCTGCAACCTGATTGGAAACGCGACGGAATCAAACACGACTTCAACACGTTCGGTTACGTGTTGCGTATCGCGCAACGTGAAGGTCACCGGAATTCTCAACAACGTATCCGGAAATGAATACCACCGGAACACTTTCCGCATTTCTGTTTCCCGCAATCTGCGATCCCGGGCTTGCGGACCGTGCGCCCATTGTGATCGTACTTCAAATGGTTGATCGCTTTCGTACACCAGGTTTACCAGCAACGGCTTGAATTGCGTATGAACTTCAAGCACACGCTCGACTCGCCAGGTGGAATCGGAGATTCTCGCCGGTTCTTCAACTGATTGCGACACACCGACCCAATTCACCGAAAGCCCCCGAGCCTCCTGCACGGCGGCATAATTCTGCCTTCCGGTCAATGTGGTATCGCGTCCATTGAGTGTGCCGGTCAATCCCTCAAAGTATTCCGAGCTTCTGATGGTGAATGAACTTGTATCAGCACCGAGTTCATAGTGATGACTGACCCGGACGTTGTTGAACCACAGATTGTCGTACACCGGTTGGGCGAGAAGATATGTGGCAACGCTGACAGCGGCGAGTGATGTCACAAGAAGCCCGTTTCCTTTTCTAAATCTTCTTAACCACATCACATCAACTCCCGACCCACGGTAAATGGCGGCAAAGCCGTACACAAACGGAAGCGACAGTCCTGTGAAGACGACAACGTACCCAAGATGCAAAAGGGCCTTCTGCCAGAAAGCGGACATTTGATTCTGCGCAATGCCGCGCTGGAATAATCCCAATCCATCAAAGAAGACAAGCTTGTACAACACGAGAAATGCCATAGTGAAGAGGATAAGTTTCAGCGCGGGTTTCTTGACACGGGTTGCCAGCGACATGCACAACAGCGAAGCAGCAAGATACATTCCGAGTTCGGGCGTAAGATACGCGGAAAGCAGGGTCATGACAAAAAGGGAAACCAATGCAGGACGGACGAATACAGACGCATCTTCAGTTAACCTGTATCGTCTTACAGCCTGCAAAACAAACCACAGCCCCACAAGGCCGCACAGCGCGCCAAGAATGAGAAAACCTGATTCATTGTTCACCCACGGGAATCGATATCCTCCAATAAGTCCGACAACTGTTTCTGAACTCCAGAGAAAGAATTGAAGAACGAAAGCGACACCAATGAGCTTGAATCGTGACCATTTGATTTTCCTTGCCGTGTCGGGAACGAGCCGGTTCTTGCGGGCACGGACAAATACAGCAACTGAAACCGCGAGAGAAATTCCGATAAACGCCCAAATGACCGGATAGGAGAGGAAGAACACCTGAGATCCGAATTGAATCAATTGATATTGTTCCGTCGTTCGAGAAGGAACACCGCCGTCATACTTCTCAAATAGCTTCAGAACAAGATCACCGGATCGCTTCAGTCCCGATGGTGTGAAGTTCTCCCAATTATCTTGCGGTGTGTGAATAGGGAACGTCACATCGCTCGTGAAGTCGATTGCAGGAATTCCCTTGTCGATGAACGGAATATGATCCGAACCGAACGCGCCGCCCGCGGCAAGATTCAGCGTTGATGAGGCGGTTTGATACACCAGATCCGATTTCTTCAAGTCATGATAGAAAATATCGAACGCTGATTTCACCAGCCACGACGGGGCACTTGCATTGCTGCCGTCCGGATCAGCAAGAAGATAACTCGAACCGTCGGCCATGTCGAGTTGTAACATCAGCACAACGCTGTCGAGATGTTCGAAGTTGTTGACGAAGAACGTCGAACCGCGCAGGCCCTGTTCCTCCCCGCCCCAACAGCAGAAGTACACAGTAGATTCAGTTTCACGACTGCAGATCACACGCGCCAGTTCAATTACACAGGCTGTTCCGGAGCCGTCGTCGTTTGCGCCCGGTATTTCCGGTCCGGAGGAATCAATATGCCCGCCGATAACAATGATGCGGTTGGACTTCCCCTTCTTCACGCCGACAGCCACGCCGCTTTTCGTGTTGACTCCCGCGGCAACCGTCATGGGCAGAACGTAGCTTGTGTCGCAGCCGTATTCCTTGAACTTTTCGGCAGCGAAATTCAGGGCACGCTGTTCGGCGGGCGAACCCATCGGACGGGGGCCGATCT from the Bacteroidota bacterium genome contains:
- a CDS encoding M28 family peptidase; protein product: MLTTLTFLLPLLLLFSSGSFSQQKEFSEENAVSILRTLVLEIGPRPMGSPAEQRALNFAAEKFKEYGCDTSYVLPMTVAAGVNTKSGVAVGVKKGKSNRIIVIGGHIDSSGPEIPGANDDGSGTACVIELARVICSRETESTVYFCCWGGEEQGLRGSTFFVNNFEHLDSVVLMLQLDMADGSSYLLADPDGSNASAPSWLVKSAFDIFYHDLKKSDLVYQTASSTLNLAAGGAFGSDHIPFIDKGIPAIDFTSDVTFPIHTPQDNWENFTPSGLKRSGDLVLKLFEKYDGGVPSRTTEQYQLIQFGSQVFFLSYPVIWAFIGISLAVSVAVFVRARKNRLVPDTARKIKWSRFKLIGVAFVLQFFLWSSETVVGLIGGYRFPWVNNESGFLILGALCGLVGLWFVLQAVRRYRLTEDASVFVRPALVSLFVMTLLSAYLTPELGMYLAASLLCMSLATRVKKPALKLILFTMAFLVLYKLVFFDGLGLFQRGIAQNQMSAFWQKALLHLGYVVVFTGLSLPFVYGFAAIYRGSGVDVMWLRRFRKGNGLLVTSLAAVSVATYLLAQPVYDNLWFNNVRVSHHYELGADTSSFTIRSSEYFEGLTGTLNGRDTTLTGRQNYAAVQEARGLSVNWVGVSQSVEEPARISDSTWRVERVLEVHTQFKPLLVNLVYESDQPFEVRSQWAHGPQARDRRLRETEMRKVFRWYSFPDTLLRIPVTFTLRDTQHVTERVEVVFDSVAFPIRLQREFTNVEYRTTIAAMDSFAIAKQ